The following coding sequences lie in one Myxococcota bacterium genomic window:
- a CDS encoding type II secretion system F family protein has translation MPIERAQAARSSTDWGDRLREIGSIELTSERVTDRDRIFFTERLALLLGTGNGLHASLRALEEQAGHGGMESVIRDLQEGVEGGLSFSQALARNPESFPPSFVSVVAAGESGGFLSEVLERLRDLDEKRQELRSTLFSAFSYPAFLALFSVAVVGFVLIVVFPKFGEMFVLIWDQLPVTTRWLMGASEALRQHAWAFLVASVGLSVVAWQALTRPAGKRWADRALTRLPVVRELAVLYRLVQFMHVMSLGLANGVPMLEALRSCRDVVGSPEFRSFVLGLESSVQEGRGVAVGFTEADFVPPLVAQMIETGEESGELATVMGRMADFYEREWKRKLNVISKLIEPMMLAVMGVVVGIIVSSLILPIFKLSTTVR, from the coding sequence GTGCCGATCGAACGTGCCCAAGCAGCGCGCTCCAGCACGGACTGGGGTGACCGGCTCCGCGAGATCGGATCCATCGAGCTCACGTCCGAGCGCGTGACGGATCGCGATCGCATCTTCTTCACCGAGCGCCTCGCGCTGCTGCTCGGGACGGGGAACGGCCTCCACGCGAGCTTGCGCGCGCTCGAAGAGCAGGCGGGCCACGGCGGTATGGAGAGCGTGATTCGCGACCTCCAGGAGGGCGTCGAGGGCGGGCTGAGCTTCTCCCAGGCGCTCGCGCGAAACCCCGAGTCCTTTCCGCCTTCGTTCGTGAGCGTCGTCGCCGCCGGTGAGAGCGGTGGCTTCCTGTCCGAAGTGCTCGAGCGTCTCCGCGACCTCGACGAGAAGCGCCAGGAGCTGCGTTCGACCCTGTTCTCGGCGTTCTCGTACCCGGCGTTCCTGGCCCTGTTCTCCGTTGCCGTCGTGGGCTTCGTCCTGATCGTCGTGTTCCCGAAGTTCGGCGAGATGTTCGTCCTCATCTGGGACCAGCTCCCGGTGACGACGCGCTGGCTGATGGGCGCCAGCGAGGCGCTGCGTCAGCACGCATGGGCGTTCCTGGTGGCGAGCGTGGGTCTCTCGGTCGTCGCATGGCAAGCGCTGACGCGACCGGCCGGGAAGCGCTGGGCCGATCGCGCGCTCACGCGGCTCCCCGTCGTGCGCGAACTCGCCGTTCTCTACCGACTCGTCCAGTTCATGCACGTCATGAGCCTCGGCCTCGCCAACGGCGTTCCCATGCTCGAAGCCCTGCGCTCCTGTCGCGACGTCGTCGGGAGCCCCGAGTTCCGAAGCTTCGTGCTCGGACTGGAGAGCTCGGTTCAGGAGGGTCGAGGCGTTGCCGTCGGATTCACCGAGGCTGACTTCGTCCCTCCGTTGGTTGCCCAGATGATCGAGACGGGCGAGGAATCCGGTGAGTTGGCGACCGTGATGGGGCGCATGGCCGACTTCTACGAACGCGAATGGAAGCGGAAGCTGAACGTGATCTCGAAGCTGATCGAGCCCATGATGCTCGCGGTGATGGGCGTCGTCGTCGGGATCATCGTCAGCTCGCTGATCCTGCCGATCTTCAAGCTGTCGACGACGGTTCGGTAG
- a CDS encoding ATPase, T2SS/T4P/T4SS family: MGEITRSRIGSLSHLFPTGPLDRPEAIAALERELSESIARGEMQLVVDLSEVSVVNSAALEALAEAHETLSRIGGRLRLAHPNQVIGEVLDLTGLSGELEVLSASTGSDAPEPGGERLVGARIGEILVARGHVEEAQVEAALEIQANTGRRMAEVMVEEGWLSEADLLSALSEQLALPLVRLRAGLYDAAAARLLEVAVAKRLGVLPLFRVRENLFIATPNPQSIPTADAVEDLTGLRVKPVLATATDVEKATDDAYGEVDDLAQYVGDLEGDIELVESHEPEDEDLIDQMAEGNPVINLINGIIQRAIKDRASDIHIEPARSKCRIRFRVDGVLYPVMSPGIEIHPALVSRLKVMAKLDIAERRLPQDGRIQVVTGGRSVDLRFSSLPGIYGEKIVLRVLDKNESILEISRLGFSNTNEEGLVALLARSYGLILVTGPTGSGKTTTLYAGVNHIASDEKNIVTIEDPVEYQIDAISQNQVRENIGLSFAKILKHVLRQDPDVIMVGEIREQETAEIAVQAALTGHLVISTLHTNDSLGAITRMLEMGVEPFLLSSALIGVVAQRLVRRVCPKCTTSYAAPAGALDAYGVDHEGQLTLYRGRGCSHCYDSGYRGRRGIHEVLIADDALQRLILENPTRTELDAYRDEHQVTTLQRDGIQRAIEGETTVEEVLRVVNT, from the coding sequence ATGGGTGAGATCACACGCTCACGCATCGGTTCGCTCTCGCATCTGTTCCCGACCGGGCCCCTCGATCGTCCCGAGGCGATCGCAGCGCTGGAACGCGAGCTGTCGGAATCGATCGCGCGCGGCGAGATGCAGCTCGTGGTGGATCTCTCGGAAGTGTCCGTCGTCAACAGCGCGGCGCTCGAAGCGCTCGCCGAAGCGCACGAGACGCTCAGCCGGATCGGTGGCCGCCTGCGCCTCGCCCACCCGAACCAGGTGATCGGCGAAGTGCTGGATCTCACCGGTCTCTCGGGTGAGCTCGAGGTGCTCTCGGCGTCCACGGGGAGCGATGCGCCCGAACCCGGCGGAGAACGCCTGGTCGGCGCGCGGATCGGGGAGATCCTGGTGGCGCGGGGCCACGTGGAAGAGGCGCAGGTCGAGGCGGCACTCGAGATCCAGGCGAACACGGGTCGGCGCATGGCCGAGGTGATGGTCGAAGAAGGCTGGCTCTCCGAAGCGGATCTGCTCTCGGCCCTTTCCGAGCAGCTGGCCCTGCCCCTCGTGCGTCTGCGCGCGGGACTCTACGACGCGGCGGCGGCCCGTCTCCTCGAGGTGGCCGTTGCGAAACGGCTCGGGGTGCTGCCGCTCTTCCGGGTCCGCGAGAACCTCTTCATCGCCACCCCGAACCCCCAGTCGATTCCGACGGCCGACGCGGTCGAGGATCTGACGGGCCTGCGGGTGAAGCCGGTGCTGGCCACGGCGACGGACGTCGAGAAGGCGACGGACGACGCGTATGGTGAGGTCGACGACCTCGCCCAGTACGTCGGCGATCTCGAAGGAGACATCGAGCTCGTCGAGAGTCACGAGCCCGAGGACGAGGACCTGATCGACCAGATGGCGGAGGGCAACCCCGTCATCAACCTGATCAACGGAATCATCCAGCGCGCGATCAAGGATCGTGCGAGCGACATCCACATCGAGCCGGCGCGCAGCAAGTGTCGGATCCGCTTCCGCGTCGACGGCGTTCTCTACCCGGTGATGTCGCCAGGGATCGAGATCCACCCCGCCCTGGTGTCGCGCCTGAAGGTGATGGCGAAGCTCGACATCGCGGAGCGCCGACTCCCGCAGGACGGTCGCATCCAGGTGGTCACCGGCGGTCGAAGCGTGGATCTGCGCTTCAGCTCCCTGCCCGGGATCTACGGCGAGAAGATCGTGCTGCGGGTGCTCGACAAGAACGAGTCGATCCTCGAGATCTCGCGGCTCGGCTTCTCGAACACCAACGAAGAGGGCCTGGTGGCGCTCCTCGCGCGCAGCTACGGCCTCATCCTGGTCACGGGTCCGACCGGCAGCGGGAAGACGACCACGCTCTACGCGGGCGTCAACCACATCGCCAGCGACGAGAAGAACATCGTCACCATCGAAGATCCCGTCGAGTACCAGATCGATGCGATCTCGCAGAACCAGGTCCGCGAGAACATCGGCCTCTCCTTCGCGAAGATCCTGAAGCACGTGTTGCGACAGGACCCCGACGTCATCATGGTCGGCGAGATCCGCGAACAGGAGACGGCGGAGATCGCGGTCCAGGCCGCGTTGACGGGTCACCTGGTGATCTCGACGCTCCACACGAACGACTCTCTCGGCGCCATCACCCGGATGCTCGAGATGGGGGTCGAGCCCTTCCTGCTCTCGTCTGCCCTGATCGGCGTGGTGGCCCAGCGTCTTGTGCGCCGCGTCTGTCCGAAGTGCACGACGAGCTATGCGGCGCCGGCGGGTGCCTTGGACGCCTACGGCGTCGACCACGAGGGACAGCTGACCCTGTACCGGGGCCGCGGCTGCAGCCATTGCTATGACTCGGGCTACCGAGGCCGCCGCGGGATCCACGAGGTGCTGATCGCCGACGATGCGCTGCAGCGCCTGATCCTCGAGAACCCGACGCGCACCGAGCTCGACGCCTACCGCGACGAACACCAGGTCACCACGCTCCAGCGCGACGGCATCCAGCGGGCCATCGAAGGCGAGACGACCGTCGAGGAGGTGCTGCGGGTGGTGAACACCTAG
- a CDS encoding prepilin-type N-terminal cleavage/methylation domain-containing protein — translation MRSAAVRKGFTLVELLIVVIILAILAAIVVPQFVATTDDAKLAALDSNLRNLRAAVALYNQQHGEFPGANGDGTNAAGSEAAFITQLTTFTNADGASNATQTATHIYGPYLTRSSMPPDPINNVATVAIVTTGSLPLASAGTTGGWLFDTVTGQLVMNHTGYDDR, via the coding sequence ATGCGAAGCGCAGCCGTTCGAAAGGGCTTCACGCTGGTCGAACTTCTGATCGTCGTGATCATCCTGGCGATCCTGGCGGCGATCGTCGTTCCGCAGTTCGTTGCGACGACCGACGACGCGAAGCTCGCCGCGCTGGATTCGAATCTTCGGAACCTGCGCGCCGCGGTGGCTCTCTACAACCAGCAGCACGGTGAGTTCCCCGGCGCGAACGGCGATGGCACGAACGCGGCGGGCAGCGAGGCGGCGTTCATCACCCAGCTCACGACGTTCACGAACGCCGACGGGGCATCGAACGCGACGCAGACGGCGACGCACATCTACGGCCCCTATCTCACGCGAAGCAGCATGCCACCGGACCCGATCAACAACGTCGCGACCGTCGCGATCGTGACCACGGGCTCATTGCCGCTGGCCTCCGCAGGCACCACCGGGGGATGGCTCTTCGATACCGTCACCGGTCAGCTGGTGATGAACCACACCGGCTACGACGATCGCTGA
- a CDS encoding ATP-binding protein — protein MASEAGTESPRAAVAGSVGLALVLAPLAVALVICALHFHSELEARSERNRAQGVSLARLLSQLPYDSLTGSGGASGPLELVRNSQTNPDFAYVLLARLDGSPLDQVAAPGVAPAVAPAQTEVAAWIGERLVTPAVGRGVVREFFAPVIDRGERVAELRVAFFEPGAGMLLSEASELAAFALPVFLLAPLSYLAFRRGLRPIAAVTEEMRGLVEARRFDTVELQAQGEVGQFIRGFNEFMELARARVRELEEERTGILASSKVVAYQQSRIEAVLGALPDPTLVLDPTGTPIFATPQLGPAIGLDAEDFVGRPAADWCSHAELLGFLTRAVRSGGAHSPERGEFEFETSLGPRRFEIERHLIGGADGSAAGVGTLVTFRDVSESRASQRTQGEFVAHVAHELKSPLHVMSMYGESLLDAEAASEEFRIEASNVIRDEVERLDSLVRSLLSISQIEAGTLAVDRQRLRVPDFLADCVEAVSRSAAKRSISFTVHAPADGGVLFVDKDLLRVAVNNLLTNAIKYNRDGGEVAVHGEDVGTRYEIRVRDGGIGIAEEELEHVFEKFFRSSDPEVQKRGGHGLGLALTERIVELHGGRISVQSRPGEGSEFTISLRKRTEA, from the coding sequence TTGGCGTCCGAAGCAGGTACGGAGTCACCGCGAGCCGCGGTCGCTGGGAGTGTGGGGCTGGCCCTGGTGCTCGCTCCCCTCGCGGTCGCGCTGGTCATTTGTGCGCTCCACTTCCACTCGGAACTCGAAGCCCGCTCCGAGCGCAACCGCGCGCAGGGGGTCAGCCTGGCGCGGCTGCTGTCACAGCTGCCCTACGACAGCCTGACGGGCTCGGGGGGCGCCAGCGGGCCCCTGGAGCTGGTGCGCAACAGCCAAACGAACCCGGACTTCGCCTACGTGCTCCTCGCCCGACTGGACGGCAGCCCCCTCGACCAGGTCGCGGCCCCCGGCGTTGCGCCGGCGGTGGCGCCTGCCCAGACGGAAGTGGCGGCCTGGATCGGCGAGCGACTCGTCACACCCGCGGTCGGACGCGGCGTCGTCCGCGAGTTCTTCGCGCCGGTGATCGACCGGGGCGAACGCGTGGCCGAGCTTCGGGTGGCCTTCTTCGAGCCCGGCGCGGGGATGCTCCTCTCCGAGGCTTCCGAGCTGGCCGCGTTCGCGCTGCCGGTCTTCCTGCTCGCGCCCCTCTCGTACCTGGCGTTTCGCCGCGGCCTGCGCCCGATCGCCGCCGTCACTGAGGAGATGCGGGGGCTCGTCGAGGCACGCCGCTTCGATACGGTCGAGCTCCAGGCACAGGGCGAAGTCGGTCAGTTCATCCGGGGCTTCAACGAGTTCATGGAGCTCGCGCGGGCGCGGGTCCGCGAGTTGGAGGAGGAGCGCACGGGCATCCTGGCGTCCTCGAAGGTGGTGGCCTACCAGCAGTCGCGTATCGAGGCGGTGCTCGGAGCCCTGCCGGATCCGACCCTCGTACTCGACCCGACGGGCACGCCGATCTTCGCGACGCCGCAGCTCGGCCCTGCGATCGGCCTGGACGCCGAAGACTTCGTGGGTCGTCCCGCGGCCGACTGGTGTTCCCACGCGGAGCTGCTCGGCTTCTTGACGCGCGCGGTGCGCTCGGGAGGGGCCCACAGCCCGGAGCGGGGGGAGTTCGAGTTCGAGACGTCGCTGGGCCCGCGTCGCTTCGAGATCGAACGGCATCTGATCGGCGGCGCCGACGGATCCGCGGCCGGGGTCGGCACGCTGGTGACGTTTCGCGACGTCAGTGAGTCGCGGGCTTCCCAGCGGACCCAGGGAGAGTTCGTCGCCCACGTGGCGCACGAGCTGAAGTCTCCCCTGCACGTCATGTCGATGTACGGCGAGTCGCTCCTGGACGCCGAGGCGGCCTCGGAGGAGTTCCGCATCGAAGCCTCGAACGTCATTCGCGACGAGGTCGAACGGCTGGACTCGCTGGTTCGGTCGCTGCTCAGCATCTCGCAGATCGAAGCCGGGACCCTCGCGGTCGATCGCCAACGCCTCCGGGTTCCTGACTTCCTCGCCGACTGCGTCGAGGCCGTGTCCCGCAGCGCGGCGAAGCGATCGATCTCGTTCACGGTGCACGCCCCCGCGGACGGCGGCGTGCTCTTCGTGGACAAGGATCTGCTCCGCGTCGCCGTCAACAACCTCCTGACCAACGCGATCAAGTACAACCGGGACGGCGGCGAAGTCGCCGTCCACGGTGAGGATGTCGGAACGCGCTACGAGATCCGGGTGCGCGACGGAGGGATCGGGATTGCGGAAGAGGAGCTCGAGCACGTCTTCGAGAAGTTCTTCCGGTCGAGTGATCCCGAGGTCCAGAAGCGGGGCGGGCACGGACTGGGGCTGGCCCTGACCGAGCGGATCGTCGAACTCCACGGCGGGCGCATCTCGGTGCAGTCGCGACCGGGAGAGGGCTCCGAGTTCACCATCTCCCTCCGGAAGCGCACCGAAGCATGA
- a CDS encoding response regulator yields the protein MSETVRRVLVADDEAPIRRVVRLSLERAGYVVEEASNGVAALEALRARPFDVLVTDIEMPQMSGDQLCWTLADDPPPHPLMIFVVTGRSDARLDEIENVERLEKPVSLRHLLARIAARLETQAAPTT from the coding sequence ATGAGCGAAACCGTGCGCCGCGTGCTGGTCGCCGACGACGAAGCGCCGATCCGCCGGGTCGTTCGCTTGTCGCTCGAGCGGGCGGGCTACGTCGTGGAGGAGGCCTCGAACGGCGTCGCGGCGCTCGAGGCGCTGCGCGCGCGCCCGTTCGACGTCCTGGTCACGGACATCGAGATGCCTCAGATGAGCGGAGACCAGCTCTGCTGGACCTTGGCCGATGATCCGCCGCCCCATCCACTCATGATCTTCGTGGTGACGGGCCGCTCGGATGCGAGGCTCGACGAGATCGAGAACGTCGAGCGGCTCGAGAAGCCGGTGAGCCTGCGCCATCTGCTCGCGCGGATCGCCGCCCGCCTCGAAACCCAGGCGGCGCCGACGACATGA
- the pilM gene encoding pilus assembly protein PilM: MSWPPRWLRRPAHGAEYGPIGLEVTPHEVRVAQVHGEQRKGLHVGGVFERRSDAELADPSELKGLLREAGCRGRRVVTVLPEERTRLLVLNFEPEEATDESETVLNLIDERVEESIENYVVDYLTLRAATENQAERSVLAAVAPKRVALRHLENLHASGLDVEALEIPPLALHRLLSETGFLGERETVVAIRVLPTRSDLLVQSGRRLVLFRTIDLGEDAFLAALSKGLEVDRRTASEILDRFGFGGANASQNLVQAPGSDAEVARAVAEILTPLGEALVEDIQRAGVYVASQCRGAGLDRVLLLGRPASWPGLAAWVGELLSVRTEVLEPTSAIPGGIAEPQGDLSVALGLALRGSAA, from the coding sequence GTGAGTTGGCCGCCGCGCTGGCTGCGCCGTCCCGCTCACGGGGCGGAGTACGGCCCGATCGGACTCGAGGTGACGCCCCACGAGGTACGCGTCGCGCAGGTCCATGGGGAGCAGCGCAAGGGTCTCCATGTGGGAGGGGTCTTCGAGCGGCGTTCGGACGCCGAGCTCGCCGATCCGTCCGAGCTGAAGGGGCTGCTTCGCGAGGCGGGTTGCCGCGGCCGTCGGGTCGTCACCGTGTTGCCCGAGGAACGCACGCGCTTGTTGGTCTTGAACTTCGAGCCCGAAGAGGCGACGGACGAGTCGGAGACGGTGTTGAATCTGATCGACGAGCGCGTCGAAGAGTCGATCGAGAACTACGTGGTCGACTACCTGACGCTGCGCGCGGCCACGGAGAACCAGGCCGAACGCTCCGTGTTGGCCGCAGTCGCTCCGAAGCGCGTCGCGCTCCGCCACCTCGAGAACCTCCATGCGAGCGGCCTCGACGTCGAAGCGCTCGAGATTCCGCCGCTGGCGCTGCATCGCCTGCTCTCCGAGACCGGCTTCCTCGGCGAACGCGAGACCGTGGTGGCGATCCGCGTCCTCCCGACACGCAGCGACCTGCTCGTGCAGTCGGGTCGGCGCCTCGTGCTCTTCCGCACGATCGACCTGGGCGAGGACGCCTTCCTCGCGGCTCTCTCGAAGGGCCTGGAGGTCGACCGGAGGACCGCGTCGGAGATTCTCGACCGCTTCGGGTTCGGCGGCGCGAACGCCTCTCAGAATCTCGTGCAGGCACCGGGTTCCGATGCCGAGGTCGCAAGAGCCGTCGCGGAGATCTTGACGCCGCTCGGCGAGGCGCTCGTCGAAGACATTCAGCGTGCCGGTGTGTACGTCGCGTCCCAGTGCCGGGGAGCCGGGCTCGATCGGGTCCTGCTGCTCGGCCGTCCCGCGTCCTGGCCGGGCCTCGCAGCGTGGGTCGGAGAGTTGTTGTCGGTTCGGACGGAGGTCCTCGAACCGACCAGTGCGATTCCGGGGGGCATCGCCGAACCCCAGGGCGACCTGTCGGTGGCGCTCGGCTTGGCCCTGCGCGGGAGCGCCGCATGA
- a CDS encoding HD-GYP domain-containing protein produces MTKIPAKLFERPARILAAIARGPSVVAHVDAAGNVRWASSREGFAALRQLGEHLADGGDLTRVCADHHAVAVEIPAELQSLGWLVLHLSAPIDATENERIHGVLEDVARELSERLELGLEADSLAEELSLRYEELNLLYSMDSHSRTFDGGTAAAQALLENLVSRLEIDLAALVIAERKAPIVAKHPTRATPNLDLLLTAMRGDLYRFAVQGGAPVVLNDEKDPRRQYLLANMPYRMLACPATRSGRDAAMLVVMRQCDQPEFTNGDRNLCAAIASQTAIMIENQGVLGSLQRFGEQIAASLIEAIEAKDPYTRGHSERVQKGSVSLAMAADLHAETVEGVSWGALLHDIGKIGIPDAIICKAGKLDDDEYTMIKTHAERSYEILRHIEYLGEASLRAARHHHERFDGNGYPKGLSGEQIPVEARVVSIADTYDALTSSRSYRAATSHGDAMKVIREAAGNQLDPRLVEVFEQVVASKASEFDLSDG; encoded by the coding sequence ATGACGAAGATCCCTGCGAAGCTCTTCGAGCGCCCGGCGCGCATCCTCGCGGCGATTGCACGTGGCCCCAGCGTCGTCGCGCATGTGGATGCCGCGGGAAACGTCCGCTGGGCATCCTCGCGAGAGGGGTTCGCGGCGCTCCGCCAGCTCGGGGAGCATCTCGCCGACGGGGGCGACCTGACCCGGGTCTGCGCCGATCATCATGCCGTCGCGGTCGAGATCCCCGCCGAGCTGCAGTCGCTCGGGTGGCTCGTGCTTCACTTGTCGGCTCCGATCGATGCGACGGAGAACGAACGGATCCACGGGGTTCTGGAGGACGTCGCCCGGGAGCTCAGCGAGCGTCTCGAGCTGGGGCTCGAGGCGGATTCGCTCGCCGAGGAACTGAGCCTCCGCTACGAGGAGCTGAACCTCCTCTACTCGATGGACTCCCATTCGCGCACGTTCGACGGGGGAACCGCAGCCGCACAAGCCCTGCTCGAGAATCTCGTTTCCCGGCTCGAGATCGACCTGGCCGCGCTGGTCATCGCCGAGCGCAAGGCGCCCATCGTCGCGAAGCACCCGACCCGGGCGACGCCGAACCTCGACCTGCTGCTGACCGCAATGCGCGGCGATCTGTACCGCTTCGCCGTGCAGGGTGGCGCACCCGTGGTGCTGAACGACGAGAAGGACCCGCGTCGGCAGTATCTCCTCGCCAACATGCCGTATCGCATGCTCGCGTGTCCGGCGACGCGATCTGGGCGTGACGCGGCCATGCTCGTCGTGATGCGACAGTGCGATCAGCCCGAGTTCACCAACGGGGACCGCAACCTCTGCGCGGCGATCGCAAGCCAGACGGCCATCATGATCGAGAACCAGGGAGTCCTGGGCTCACTGCAGCGCTTCGGAGAGCAGATCGCGGCGTCTCTCATCGAGGCCATCGAGGCGAAGGACCCGTACACACGCGGCCACTCGGAGCGCGTCCAGAAAGGATCCGTCTCCCTGGCCATGGCAGCGGACCTCCACGCCGAGACGGTCGAGGGCGTTTCTTGGGGAGCCCTGCTCCACGACATCGGCAAGATCGGGATCCCGGACGCGATCATCTGCAAGGCCGGCAAGCTCGACGACGACGAATACACGATGATCAAGACCCACGCCGAGCGCAGCTACGAGATCCTGCGGCACATCGAGTATCTCGGAGAAGCTTCGCTCCGCGCGGCGCGTCACCACCACGAGCGCTTCGACGGCAACGGCTACCCGAAGGGTTTGTCGGGCGAGCAGATCCCGGTCGAAGCGCGGGTGGTTTCGATCGCGGATACCTACGACGCGCTGACCAGCTCGCGCTCGTATCGGGCCGCGACGTCGCACGGGGACGCGATGAAGGTCATCCGGGAGGCGGCGGGCAACCAGCTGGATCCGCGTCTGGTCGAGGTCTTCGAACAGGTGGTGGCGAGCAAGGCGTCGGAATTCGACCTCTCCGATGGGTGA